The nucleotide sequence TTATTTTGAgtataaaagtttttttttttaatgttttaaagtaatATTAATGTGACAATGTAGTACAATATACTAATCAAGTATTATGCTTTCCATTATTTTTGGGTcgaattttgtttttcattttcattaattattgatttaaaatatattttttaatgattAATAGGTTaagtcatattacctgataatattaacaggtcgATTTCAGATCCGGTCATATTATTTGTTTACTTTAATAAATGTTACACGACATAACCcattaagatatcgggtatctcacaaaaacgacacgaacataAAAGAACGACACAAATGCCAGATCTAGGTGAAAGTGCAAAATCGCGCGAGCAGAATCAAGAATTTCAGAATAGAGATTGTGGTTGGACCCTACACTGATGCGAATCTCAGTAACAAACTCCCAGCTAGTGCTGCTATGTGGCAAATTGGAAAGGGTTAAAATCTTTTTTGATCACTGTGTTTATATAGCTAAAATCTATTTTGATCACTGTGTTTCCACATCCGATTTGGTCAATGTGTTTATCAGAGTTTGCAATCTTAGTTACTTCCGTTAACTTTCTGTTAAaaatcatattaaaatatttcTAATGAattctaaaataataaaaagtataTAATTGTTTAATTGTATTGTCGTGATAGTTGCAAGTATACTATATCACTCAAGTAAAATTCGAAAACATAGAAATAATACACCTAAATTCCAACTCGACTGCCTTTCGCAACAAAGCTATGAACTCTAGTTTATTCCTCCTTGCTCTCGATTTCTCTTTCCCTTATTGTTAACGTTGAAAATTTAcagttaaaaattgaaataataaatcTTTGGTGGGCTGGGATATGGACTAAAATGAAAAAGATTAAGAGATTTGAGTAGTTCTCCCTGAAAACGGGACTATACATCTATTATGTTGCTTGAATTGTATTGATTTCAAGACTATAAATAACGCTTGACAATTTACATGAAATCTTGTTTTTGCAGTTATCCTCTTCCTTACAAGAGGATGCTCTTCAAAATGGCACGTCTTTTCAAAGTGATGTGTATTGAGCGCCTTGCTTGGTCTCGGTTATCCAACAACGTCTCTCTGAACGTCTCCACCACCTTTACGTCTCATCCTAAGCCTCTAATCTTGATTGTGAGTCACCACGTAGCCTAATTAACGTCTGAGTAAACTACCTTGAAACCTTGCACTATAAAGTTGTCAAGTTTTCCCGTGCCTCTGGAGGTAAAAAATCACTTTACATAACCAGTAAGGCTGCGCTAGTCGGCGGTCGACTTTAGCACTAAAGAGTATCATTTTCTAAGCCCCTTAGACGATGCGCTTCTTGATATTCCTTGGGCTTTGACTTTACCTTGAGCTTATCGTGGCTTTTTTTCCAACCTGCACCATTATGTGGGCATAAAAGTACCCAACATTAACACTTTGTGTGTGTTGTGTTGGAAAAGTCTATCTGATAAGCTTGGAAATAAGATAATATTTAGGTATTCACTAGTGATTACATTATATTctcatttttaatatttggtctaatgatattttgacacatatttttattgttttaaaaaaagagtgcatatattatttaatttttttttttttttgaacttttaaaaacaagaaacacattttatttttttatcaagccaaataaaaaataagtatatatAGTACTCACTAGTGAGACCCAAGTATTATCTTTGAGAATCTGGGTTGATGTATGTTGTGCCGTGACTGACACCAGCCCATATACATTATCGGGCAGACTTCACTAATCCAAATCTTCCACATTTTGCATGGGTCCAACACAGCTCACCTGCACAATCTTCGGATTTTCTCGATTTTAACCATAAAATCCATgttattttttgaattaatttttttgcgCCTAAACTAAGTATAACTTCTTTGTGGCCTCAATTGTTAATTGATATGGCAATTGGCCCTTTACCACAGTGATAAAAAGGAGTTGAGTCATTGCATAATGACGTGGGTTCGAACCCATCAATAGCTAATgtaacatttaatctaacaaaaatttattgcttgaaaaataaaattattaattaacacGTATttataaactatttttttaattttttttcataaaattaatatgTGAAATAACAATTGAAATCACAGAAAAATTACCCCCAATTTGAATGTAGAAAATATATTTTCGCAAACTCGTTATTTTCACATTGTTTTATTTTCCATAAAGTTCGCCCAAAACACATCAAAATCATGACTAGATATTAgataaaagaaatagaaaatatatgtaaaatatcaACCTAACACACCTATTCCaaacaattttaaaattacaataatttaaaggAAAAACTCACCGCCGCCACCCCGCGGCCCCAACAGAATGCCAACCCCAGAATTCAAGAGGAAAATTGTCAATTTACTCTTTTAAAATATATTCTAAATTtgttataatttaaaatttgattaatgaatattttaaacaaaatttaacaTGACTCAAGTTGCAAACTTAGAGAAATACAGTGATTAAGGGCTAATTTAGTATTGttgtgttttttaaaaaaattgtttctgttatattgtgagaataaacagctgtaaaataaagttgttgatggcaactttttttttctttttttttgtaaaagtacttttaattaaaaaatagtgtctgagtgtttggtaaatttttctataaattgctttgaatatgttaaataactaaaaatgatataatatttaatgtgatataataattgtcaaggATAATGATGTAAGGGCaaagattgtaattttgtaaaacatatGGTAATATACTTGttatttaaaaatttcattaaatgagcAGTAATTactatgttttgaaaaaaaaatattttttttagaagcatggtCTACTTTTATTtatagcagttttttttttaaaaaaaaaatttattttttatgttttaccaAATACATTTAATGCTTCAGATTTTTTAATAAGCTACTTTTTATTGAAAGCACCCAATCTCAAACCAACACTAAATTAATGAATTGAAAACACAATGatcaaaataaagttttaattatAAACACAATGACCAAAAGATTTTTAACGCAATTGAAAAAtctcaaagaaaaaggaagagagagcaCATAATGACAAAGAAACAATTCTGCCTCTCTCACTCCAGAGAGGAGAGAGGTTTGCAGTTTTAATCAGTCCTTTCTTTCTCCTACCACcactctcgctctctctctctatcttcccCAGTTCTTGATTTTGTGAACAAATAAAGGACTCATAAAAGGCAAAAGGAGGAGACACGGTTTTTTACCAAAACCAAAACTGTATCAAGACACAGTAGCATGCGACTTTGACCCAAACTCCATCCCTGAATCTGCAGCAGAGAGCGTGCTCGACCTCAACCCTCTTCCCCCACAACCACCGCCACAACAACCACCACAAGTTCTCATGCCTTCGTCAgacaccacccaccaccacaaCACCACCACCCCCGGCTTTGGTGTCGAAGCAAACATCAGACTCTCCATGGAAGAGCCTTTTTATCATCCTCACCATCACCAATATCATCATTCCTCCATGGAAATCGAGCTCCAAAACGAACTTGGGTTCAGTGTCGATAACTCATACACCACCAATACTGACCAtaacaacaacatcaacaattCCCATTTGGTGTCTTTTGAGCACCCAACAAATTGGGACACCACCAATATTCATGGCGTTCATGATCAGATGCAGCAACAATTCCCAGATGGTACTACTTCTGCTAATTGTACTCTATACCCACAACCACCTGACCTTCTCAACCTTTTCAGCTTACCCAGATGCTCCCCCTCCTCTCTTCTCCAAAACTCATCCATCACCTTCACAAATCCCCTCCCAAAAACCTCGAATTTTCCGAGCTCTTTTGGGCTCCTTGGAGACCTCCCCAGCGCGGTTGACACCCCACAGGGGACGCCTTCTTCCGTCCTCTATGACCCGCTTCTCCACTTGAACCTCCCTCCACAGCCGCCATTATTCAGGGAGTTGCTTCAGTCCCCGCCGCATGGGTACACCTTACCTGGCTCAGGACACGGGTCGTTGTTCAGTAGCGGCGGCGATGACAGAGACGGAAGCGGAGGAGGAGTTCTGTATGACCCAGATGGGAGTCTTGGGAGGCAGTTTGATAAAGGAGTTTTGAAGTTCTCAAGAGATATGGCTTCTAATGGGATAGGAAGAGATCTCAAAAGGACCAAACACTTTGCTACCGAGCGCCAAAGGAGACAGCAATTGAATGGCAAGTTCGATATCTTGAAGAATTTGGTTCCAAACCCAACAAAGGTACGCAcataaaattcacaaatttcacATCCACTGTATCATTGATCAACGACGTAACGACCAAAAATCCCGGTGCATAGGATACTCCGAACCATACTAGAAAATGCATATCGGTTGTTTTGCAGTtcctaattttttatgttttttgttttccgtaATAATCATACTTTTGCTTAACTTCTTTTTCTGGGGTCAATTAATTGGAAAGAATGATAGAGCATCAATTGTGGGAGATGCAATTGAATACATAAACGAGCTTCTGAGGACAGTGGAAGAGCTTAAACTGCTGGTCGAGAAGAAAAGGTGTGGGAGAGAAAGGATCAAGAGGCACAGGACTGAGCATGATGGCGCTGCCGCCGCTGCAGATGACGAGAGCTGCAACATTCAGCCTCTTGGTGAGCCTCATGACCAGTCCTACAACAATGGCTCTCTGCGGAGCTCGTGGCTGCAAAGGAAATCCAAAGACACCGAGGTTGATATCCGCATTGTCGACGATGAAGTTACCATTAAACTGGTCCAGAGGAAGAAGATCAACCTGTTGTTGTTTGTGTCCAGGCTTCTGGATGAGCTGCAGCTTGATCTTCATCATGTTGCTGGTGGCCACATTGGCAATTCCTacagcttcttcttcaataccaaggtttgtttttctttcttttatgagATCAATTCAAACTTCGTTAACAAGGATCAAGAACGTACGTAGTACAAACATGTCAAACGTAATCTAATAAGTTACACacattgaaagaaaaaacatgATTTCACGATTAGTTTCACttggtttaattttggtttttaattaattagggtttcggTTTGAATTATGCAGATGTATGAAGGGTCTTGTTTGTATGCAAGTGCAATAGCTGGGAAGCTCATTGAGGTTCTGGACGGACAATATGCAGCGGCAGTTCTTCCACCTACCAACAGTTATTAGGAAGGAGGCATGAAATGAACCTGCATGCTTGGACTGGATTAATACCAATCAACTCTTTTAAAAGAGTAACTTTTTCTTGTGCTGGTTTTACTTTTACCATTTGCTGAACAGTAAACTTGGTGTGACAAAATTCTTGGATTTAAGAGTAAATTTTTATGGTTAGTCTCTTTACTCATGTTAAAAGGTAACTAAGTGTTGCTGAAAAACTATCTATAGATGTAATAATAATGTCAATTTTTAATCTCTCACCCTCTTTCGTCATGTCGCATATTAAATGAGAATAAAGTTAAACACAAAAAGTATATGCTTTTTAAAGTATGTGACATTTCAAGTGATGAGATTGTGTACTTATTTTAAGAACACTCCCTACACTTATATATCTCATCATATGTGGCTTGAATTGTTTTATGTTTCAAAGTTTTATGTGTGCAAAAATTGAAGGATGCAATCCAACGCATTACCTGACTACACAATGACTAGTTGTGCTCGCGAATCCTTAAACGTCTACACAACGGCATAAATACAATGTcaaaagggtaatgttaggaagaccaaatttttttaaacaaaattgcaaaccaaatgatgtgtcaccaataagaaacaagcacgttaatcaacatttaattaataatccaatcatctacaaccacatcatttagtttgtaaatttggtttaaaaaatttggtctccctaacattactcatgTCAAAATTCCTACCGTTAGGGTACTAAATTGTTGATGTCACATAGGTCATTGTTCATATCAATTTAAGTATCTATCTAGAAGCTAGGTTAAGGTTTTCaacatcaaataaaaataacctAGAATCCTCGGCTGTGGGATTACTTGCCTAGAGGTGGGGAGCACTACAACTGTTTGCAGGAAAAGCTTCTCAGTAGCGTTCTTATTTAGTATTacctaaaaaactaaaaacgaaatagttaCCGAATGAGTTTTAAGATATCGGTGTTTCGTGTTTGTCTACCACCGTAGATAGTAGACACCCCTCCAAGAACCCAAACACGGTATAACAGACGCTTATGACATGATTTCATAGATTATTTTAATAAGTGTATGTTTGTTAATTGATATATTATTATGGCTTCCAAAGCTTATGGCAGTTGGCAAAACTGTcggataaattaattaataataataatggccGAATTAAGGCAATTCTACAGGCACCAAACTTTACTCTTTGTAGGAGGCAAACTAATTGTGTGATTCCATCCATAATTGCCCTCTGCCTTCTTCAACTGTCTTCTCTTTGGCAACTAGGATATGCATGCACGTCATCCCTTGCTTGCCATTTTTAGCTTTTGACAcacatttatgtattttttgtcatcggattgaataaatcaaacggaatttttgacaaaaaaaaaaaaaaaaaatcaaacagaaTCAACAGACTAAAAAGGGACGTATAAGAAGCTAAAAAGGATGGGCGTTTGTCATTTCCTTCTGTATTGAAATCAATTCCCATTACCATAAACTTTGACATTCCAGATATAGCTTTCAACAAAGTTCCAGTGTTCTTTAGCTATGGATACCACAAGGACTTGGAAGCAATATCTTAAGCACTAGATGGATGGTATTGTTATGTGCTTGATGCTTTAACCCCCAATTGCAAAATTTGGAAAACTTGGATGTTGAGAAGagtgcttcttttttttcacaaacaatattatctacactaataaTGTTGAGAAAAGTGTTAGAAAACAGGATAAAATCAGAACATAAATTTGTTATGTGATGACATgcatagaaaacaaaattgcagcTTGTGCCTGAACAAAACATAGATCCTAGAACAGCACAATGGACTGATTTACGAAAAATGCAGCACACTATGTGAAATTAAGTGATACCAGTACTGAAACAATTTTGTGAGGATTATGAAGTATAGTTGATAGTTTACAAGATGAACTTTACATGAATTACTCAGTAGGTTTACATGAATTACATCTCAGAAGATGCAATAGCTCCTGAAAAGCCCATGATTTTGAACCACGGGACCAAATTGATCAAGCCATCTGCAATGTGCCAAACTTCGAACACTTGTTCTTCTCAGTTATGCCTCGATCATCAAAAGAATGAGGTTCAGTGTGCCAAAAGCTCGTGGTTCTTTACGTGGCTCATAATCTCTTCCAGCAATTTGTATATGCCTTTGCTTGTTTTATGTGATTTGTCACCCTCTTTGAATTCATGAACAATACCATCAAGCTCGATTGAACTACACCAGGGAGTTTTCTTCACGTTCTTTCCCTTCATCGCCCATCTCAACTTCACTGCATCCCTCCATCTATTTGCGGAGGAATGAATATTTGACATGAGCACATATGCGCCATCTCTCTCGGGCTCTACCTTCACTAGTTCCTTCATCACACTTTCAGCAAGCTCTACTTTTCCATGGATCCTACAGGCCCCAAAAGGGCGCCCCAAACAAAGGCATCAGGCTCAGTTGGCATGTTTTCAACAAACTCCTCGGCCTCGTTTATTAACCCGGCACGGCCTAATAGGTCAACTGTGCAGCCATAATGCTCCGTCTGAGGTCTGAGCTTGTACACGCTTGACATCTCCCTAAAATACCTCTGATCCTCTGCGACAAGTCCTCCATGACTACATGCTGCAAGGACTCCAATATATGTCACCTCATCTGGTTCAAGACCCCTTTTTTGCATCCCTCGGAACACGTACAACTCCTCCTTAAATTTCCCTTGATGTGCCAAACCCGATATCATCGAATTCCAGAAAACCACATTTCTCACAGGCATCTCATTGAAAACTTTACTTGCAAAGTCGGCATCCCCACACTTCAAGTACATATCGACCAACGCATTGCCTATAAAAACATATCGGCATACCCCATTTTAATAAATGTATCCACCGATCTTCCTACTCAAGCTCAAGTCTCCCAGTTTAGAGCAAGCAGAGAGAACGATGACCGACGTCATCTCATCCGCCCTCCTTTCAGCATCACACATATCGAAAAACACTTCAACGCCTTCTCTCGGAAACCCCATTTTAACATAACCCTGAATAAACGTAGTCCCTCTGAGGACTTTCATCAAACACCATGCGGACACATTTCATAACCCCACAAACAGCATAACCCCTCTAAGAGTGTTATCGACGTACACATTGGACAAAATTAGCCCGGTCTTGATAGCGTAGGTCTGAATCTGCTACCCCTCTCTCAGAGCATGCCGCAGGCGCATGCTCTGAGAACGAAGGGGGTATATAATTTTACGGATTTGGTATACTGGCGTTCAAAGAGCATATATAACCGTCAATTGGTGATAGTACTAAGTACTATATACATCTTTccattaatataaatattttacttCCCATTAAATTGGAAGAGTTTTGGACCAACAAAACATTCAGTTTCATTCATGATTTGGTCGGACAGTTCCATTTATATTTCGTAACTATATCACAACCATGGTACATCAATGCCATTTATATAAAGACAATAATGCCCTTTTTAGGGAAAAAACCATAAAGGTCAGGATAATTAGATTTTTCATGCAACGGGAATGATACTGTGATGGTATTTCAAGTCAATTAACGTCGTCTCCAAAAATTAACTTGAAATGCATTTACAACGGTTAAGTTTCTCTCCTATCTTACACAACATACTCAATTATAGTAATCAACCATATCATACAATCAAGCACCATTATACAATTTCCTTTGATGCTCCAGACCCTCCACCCAAATTTGTACACACTACTTATCCCGTTATCCGATTAAACACAAAGCGGTTCACCTTTTTCATGATTCATTCCGGCAATATGCAATCAAAGTATTTGGCAAAACATCATCTCTCAAAGTAGTTTTACCCACATGTAACGCAGTAACGTCACAATGCAAACCTTTCCCCGCGCAGAGGCCATGGGACGTCCAAAATCAAGACGATAAACACACATACTAGATCAATTTCTAGCAAGACATccgaaaaacacaaaaacaatgcACATCTTactaatcaaaattcaaatctatTAATAACTAAATTCCCCGACAAGAAATTCACAggggagggggaggaggagCATAAAAAGGAATTACTAGAAGTTTACTAAAGGATGAGACAAGGATTAACAAATTCACGAGTTGTAAGCGACTAGCGACCATACCTCCCTCGCTATACGTCCCAACCATCCTTCCGCCCATTGAATTTCCACTTGCGCCCGGCCAAACTTCCGTACATCTCAGAAAATTTCAGGAGGCAGTTGCTCCTTATATGGTAGTGAACTTTGGTATTTCGGCTTATTGCAGCACCAGATAATTTTGATGTATCTATTGCCCATGCTGGTCTCACATACTCCACATTCTTGGATTCACTAGCATTTGCATACAAGTAATTCAGCAGCACGTCCTCGCAGTTGAAATATTTGTCTACCAATTCCCTTGCTTGGCTAGCTTCTTTTCCCCAATACCTCTCGAAAGCTACTTGACTATCAATGAAAGCTGCCCCCGTGAGAATCATGTTATATCCTTTATGGGTCCGGGCATATTTCTCACCTCGATACTTCAACGGGCTCCCATCAATTAGTCGGGGGTAGAAACCCACAATACGGTCTGGGTATTGACGCCATATCCTGAATCCCCGCTCAACATCATTGCAAGTCATCATAATGTCGTCATCAAGCTCCAGAACTGCTCGGGTCTTTATCAAAGAATCCAACTTGAAGCGATTATTCAGTGAGTTTTGTTTCTCTAATCTGATCCTGACTGGCACTGTGGAGTCAAAATCGCTAACTTTAGGTGGTATTCCTTTGTTCCACACCACAACAATTTCTCGCACTGAGGAACATCTGGAATAATGTTTAACATACATTTTCAAATTCCAGAGACGAGCATCATAGGTCATTGTTAATAAGGTGAACTGCGAGTAGTGACCTTTCCATTGGTAAGCT is from Pyrus communis chromosome 10, drPyrComm1.1, whole genome shotgun sequence and encodes:
- the LOC137747975 gene encoding transcription factor bHLH91-like, which produces MTKKQFCLSHSREERGKRRRHGFLPKPKLYQDTVACDFDPNSIPESAAESVLDLNPLPPQPPPQQPPQVLMPSSDTTHHHNTTTPGFGVEANIRLSMEEPFYHPHHHQYHHSSMEIELQNELGFSVDNSYTTNTDHNNNINNSHLVSFEHPTNWDTTNIHGVHDQMQQQFPDGTTSANCTLYPQPPDLLNLFSLPRCSPSSLLQNSSITFTNPLPKTSNFPSSFGLLGDLPSAVDTPQGTPSSVLYDPLLHLNLPPQPPLFRELLQSPPHGYTLPGSGHGSLFSSGGDDRDGSGGGVLYDPDGSLGRQFDKGVLKFSRDMASNGIGRDLKRTKHFATERQRRQQLNGKFDILKNLVPNPTKNDRASIVGDAIEYINELLRTVEELKLLVEKKRCGRERIKRHRTEHDGAAAAADDESCNIQPLGEPHDQSYNNGSLRSSWLQRKSKDTEVDIRIVDDEVTIKLVQRKKINLLLFVSRLLDELQLDLHHVAGGHIGNSYSFFFNTKMYEGSCLYASAIAGKLIEVLDGQYAAAVLPPTNSY